Part of the Halorhabdus utahensis DSM 12940 genome, GGGTCGGACTGTGGGTTGCGGGGGACGGCTGCCGAGGAGCCGACCGTGCAGGTCGAGGGGGAGTCATTGGTCGGTGACCCGTTTCTCGTTCGACTCGCTGGCTTTCAGTCGAATACTGACGTGACACTCACGTACAGCGCTGTGGACGGGAAGGACACCGAGTTCGAACTCGAGTCGACGCTGACGACGGACAATTCCGGCACCGTGGAGACGGACGCGTGCTCGCCGGGACGGAGTCGGATGATGCTCGACGAGCTCTCGCCGAAAGCGGACGACGGTCAGGACATATTCGTCGCTGGCTCCAAGCAGGTATTCCCGATCGATATCACCGCGAGCGTCGATGACAAGCAGGTCGCGTCCGCGCAAGCCGAGCGACGGTATCGCGATCTCGGGATCGCCGAAACGACGCTGCGGGTCGCCGACGATGGGATCGCCGGTCGCTACTTCAAGCCGCCCGGCGACGGGCCGTTCCCCGGCGTCGTCACGCTTCACGGATCCGGGGCAAACCGTACTGACAGGGAGAGTCAACTACTCGCGACGCAGGGCTACGCCAGCCTCGCGCTCCAGTATTTCGGCACGGCGGGCGTCCCCGCGCAACTGATCGACGTACCACTCTCGTATTTTCAGGACGGAATTGAGTGGTTGCTCGATCGGCCAGCTGTCCGTTCCGAGGGTGTCGGCTTGGTAGGGGTTTCCCGCGGTGTCGAACCGGCGCTTTTCGCCGCCGCGGACTACGACGGCCCGACGGCAGTCGTGGGATATGCCGGCAGCGGGATCGCCTACTCGTCGCCGGATGCGCTGAACTGGGCGTCACCGTGGACGCGGAACGGGGAGCCGCTTCTCACCGACGAGCGGTATCGTCGGCTCTTCAGGGTCGATTACGACTGTGGTGGCTCGTCGTGTGACTATACCGACCCGTCACAGGCGTGTGAATGGGTGAATTGCATGTACGAGACGATGGCGGACCGCGCGCCGGACGCGCTCGATATGGCCATGCCGGCCGTCGAGAACATCGACGGTCCGGTCCTGTTACACACCGGGAAAGCTGATGAAATCTGGGCAGCGCCACGGTGGTCTGAGCTGCTCATCGCTCGGTTTGACGCTGCCGACTTCGAGAACGACTACGCCCACCACGTGTATTCCGGTGCCGGACACATCATCACGCTTCCATACTGGCCGTACCAGTCACTGTCGGACGATCGGTTCGGCGGGACACCGACGGCCAACAACCGTGCCGCGATAACCGCGTGGCCCCGCACCCTCGATCATCTCGATCAGGGGTTGCGATGATACGAAGTACGCCCAGCGGCGGGTGAGTGCCACAGTTACCCCGCTATCGGATCGACGCCCCTCCGCTCGTGAACGAGAAACTCCGTCGCGTTGAGCACGTAGTGGGCGACGATCACCACCAGGAGGCTTCCCGTGGCGATGTACACGCTTGCCAGCGCCAGCCCGAGAACGCCCGTCACGACCACACCGGCCCGACCCTGTGCGCCGTGAGCCACGCCGAACGCGAGCGAGGAGACGACCGCGAGCGCCCACGGCGAGGCGTCGAGTCCGGCCGCCGGGACGCCGATGGCGGCCGCCCGGAAGATGAACTCCTCGCTGGCGGCGACGATCGGCAGGACGACGCCCAAAAGGAGGACCCACTCACCCCGCGTCGTCGGCGTCAGCATGGCTCGCACCCCCTGGTCGTAATCGATATCCGCCCAATCGGCCACCGCGACAGCGAGTTCACTCCCGATCCAGAGTCCGATGCCGAGACCGATGCCGAGACCGACCGCCGGAGCGAGCGCGCCGAGCGATGCAGGACCGACGCCGAACGCCGAGAGCGGGATCGAAAACACGAGCGCACCGACCAGGAGCACGCCGCCGAAAACGCCCTGCGTGAGCACCACGTTGACGAACAGGGCAACGGTGGGGATCGACGCCGGCGAGGCGCGTGGCGACGTGGTTCCGCCAGTCGGCGTCGATCGACCGGCCGGCCGAACCCGAACCCATCGC contains:
- a CDS encoding acyl-CoA thioester hydrolase/BAAT C-terminal domain-containing protein, which produces MEAVTRRQVLGSIGAVGVGTLAGCNQSGEGSDCGLRGTAAEEPTVQVEGESLVGDPFLVRLAGFQSNTDVTLTYSAVDGKDTEFELESTLTTDNSGTVETDACSPGRSRMMLDELSPKADDGQDIFVAGSKQVFPIDITASVDDKQVASAQAERRYRDLGIAETTLRVADDGIAGRYFKPPGDGPFPGVVTLHGSGANRTDRESQLLATQGYASLALQYFGTAGVPAQLIDVPLSYFQDGIEWLLDRPAVRSEGVGLVGVSRGVEPALFAAADYDGPTAVVGYAGSGIAYSSPDALNWASPWTRNGEPLLTDERYRRLFRVDYDCGGSSCDYTDPSQACEWVNCMYETMADRAPDALDMAMPAVENIDGPVLLHTGKADEIWAAPRWSELLIARFDAADFENDYAHHVYSGAGHIITLPYWPYQSLSDDRFGGTPTANNRAAITAWPRTLDHLDQGLR
- a CDS encoding CPBP family intramembrane glutamic endopeptidase, coding for MTRWAAFVGLTGVVVSLVVVLAFLTQRLLDAEPSARRSTVRLQPTGLDPAVTRSRWVRVRPAGRSTPTGGTTSPRASPASIPTVALFVNVVLTQGVFGGVLLVGALVFSIPLSAFGVGPASLGALAPAVGLGIGLGIGLWIGSELAVAVADWADIDYDQGVRAMLTPTTRGEWVLLLGVVLPIVAASEEFIFRAAAIGVPAAGLDASPWALAVVSSLAFGVAHGAQGRAGVVVTGVLGLALASVYIATGSLLVVIVAHYVLNATEFLVHERRGVDPIAG